The Cyprinus carpio isolate SPL01 chromosome A9, ASM1834038v1, whole genome shotgun sequence genome window below encodes:
- the mylka gene encoding myosin light chain kinase, smooth muscle — translation MMGDVQFVTGSHVSKMTLTLGRGSPSPEPPVFTLPPRNTRICQGGTARLEGKVRGFPEPQVCWFRNGKLLIAGDHYSMEQSARGTFSLAVQEVQDEDGGRYTCEAVNDAGSRQVTVEIIVEGNAGKKYSLPSSNRAGGSLGVPAIENRPSIWGESPPKFVTKPSRLYLKVGQSGKFSAKITGRPQPLVQWYKGEEKIQQSDHYNMFERSGMHFLEIRHMCSEDAGVYTCLVANSAGKASATAELIVQDGDTETVTVPKASQDLSKPCVVKHSTNGFDVKQKPSSTSSRTATTETRTPPSTTIVTRTDEPKITSSLSSQPISKSTDGKSAAGQKTSNLVNVRSQNIVKNESHGIKRASGSFRDPEKVPEASRLESSRDARQQTRESKVDMLETLPSFDSQPQSREVAQGEKVTFRCQVSGSPVPTVSWMKDGAPLRQRSGVSTRQEGSLHVLCLESAHITDTGQYGCTAANTRGKTAAHWSLTVKRVRVEAKPPVFSSPLKDCSVLEGQEFVLQCSVEGRPLPELTWLHNDQPVPYSHTVFENSTTQLRVKAAVLEDAGMYSCVAVNDHGRAVCTACVLVNGKTLVPFFYIIIWQHIQN, via the exons GTACGTGGATTTCCAGAGCCCCAGGTTTGCTGGTTTAGGAATGGGAAACTACTGATAGCAGGAGATCATTATTCTATGGAACAAAGTGCTCGTGGGACCTTTAGTCTGGCGGTCCAGGAAGTCCAGGATGAGGATGGAGGACGTTACACGTGTGAGGCTGTCAATGATGCTGGGAGCCGCCAGGTTACCGTGGAGATCATTGTGGAAG gaaatgcaggaaaaaaatacagtCTTCCTTCCTCCAACAGAGCAGG TGGATCTCTGGGTGTCCCTGCAATAGAGAATAGACCCAGTATCTGGGGTGAAAGCCCCCCAAAGTTTGTGACTAAACCTTCTCGCCTGTATCTCAAAGTGGGCCAGAGCGGCAAATTCTCAGCCAAGATCACGGGACGACCCCAGCCACTGGTGCAGTGGTATAAG GGAGAAGAGAAGATCCAACAGTCTGATCACTATAACATGTTTGAGAGGTCAGGAATGCATTTCCTGGAGATTCGCCACATGTGCTCAGAGGACGCTGGTGTGTACACCTGTCTGGTGGCCAACAGTGCCGGGAAAGCCTCTGCAACCGCCGAACTTATTGTCCAAG ATGGAGACACTGAAACAGTCAC CGTCCCCAAAGCATCTCAAGATCTCTCGAAACCATGTGTGGTCAAGCACAGCACCAACGGATTTGACGTTAAACAAAAACCTTCCAGCACATCCAGCCGCACTGCAACCACAGAGACACGCACACCGCCGTCTACTACCATTGTGACCAGAACAGACGAACCAAAAATAACATCATCACTATCCTCACAACCTATCAGCAAATCCACAGATGGAAAATCAGCAGCTGGTCAAAAGACATCAAACCTTGTGAATGTAAGAAGTCAGAACATTGTAAAGAATGAGTCACATGGCATAAAAAGAGCTTCCGGTTCGTTCAGAGATCCAGAAAAGGTTCCTGAAGCATCACGGCTGGAGTCCAGCAGAGACGCCCGCCAGCAAACCAGAGAGAGCAAAGTGGACATGCTAGAAACTCTGCCAAGTTTTGACTCCCAGCCTCAGAGCCGAGAGGTTGCGCAGGGGGAAAAGGTCACGTTCAGATGCCAAG TGTCTGGGTCTCCAGTGCCGACGGTGAGCTGGATGAAAGATGGAGCTCCTCTCAGACAGAGATCAGGCGTCAGCACGCGACAGGAGGGCAGTCTGCACGTCCTGTGTCTGGAGAGCGCTCACATAACTGACACGGGACAGTACGGCTGCACTGCTGCCAACACAAGAGGAAAGACTGCGGCCCACTGGAGCCTGACTGTCAAAC GTGTGAGGGTGGAGGCGAAGCCCCCGGTGTTCAGTTCTCCTCTGAAGGATTGTTCAGTACTAGAGGGACAGGAATTCGTCCTGCAGTGCTCAGTGGAGGGCAGACCACTGCCTGAGCTCACCTGGCTGCACAATG ATCAGCCTGTTCCATATTCCCACACTGTGTTTGAGAATAGTACGACTCAGCTGAGAGTTAAAGCAGCTGTTTTGGAGGATGCAGGCATGTATTCATGTGTCGCAGTGAATGATCATGGCAGAGCTGTGTGTACAGCTTGTGTACTGGTTAACGGTAAGACACTCGTCCCCTTCTTCTATATTATTATTTGGCAGCatattcagaattaa